A genomic segment from Micropterus dolomieu isolate WLL.071019.BEF.003 ecotype Adirondacks linkage group LG03, ASM2129224v1, whole genome shotgun sequence encodes:
- the LOC123968874 gene encoding sialic acid-binding Ig-like lectin 10, which translates to MFVLILATLLFSLRGRNADTGASVEKRARCQSGFCITLNEGETTAEAGLCVVIPCSFTTSYGFTPQNIVWYKCEQSKRRCVDSDVIFHTNKNNRKVQSGFEGRVSLLEPDVSQKNCSIIISDLTESDSGSYQLRVNGNNQHKTKEGFTFSPRATVSVTDLIQKPTVMVPPLTEGQQTTLTCTAPGLCSGSDPEITWLWRGPGQNDSHITGNITAFKTENLTAVTQRHSSTLMFNSSAEHHGTNVTCRVRFTNNITTEETVTLNVTYMKKPVITGNTIVKEGDALNLTCSVESFPPSHITWTVLGSNTTLKIGPETGLQNDTGSVTLVIHNATVEHSGQYICTAKHLDTTLTVNADITVTYMKKPVITGNRTVEEGDALNLTCSVESFPPSQITWTVLGSNTTLKIGPETGLQNDTGSATLVIHNVTVEHSGQYICTAKHLDTTLTVNADITVTLFPKILNSSGCRNQSEVLTCMCISEGFPLPTIKWPLLKDHTEYSVITTVSKHTVNSTITLKSNDHNSTVVQCVSSNEASREAKENFTIRINASEQEDQSSKLSKMVSWLEIIIAFLIGVLFSAALCSLAKKCQRKKLSSVNLDETLQMVTSQEDPLIDPCQALEDDQTYYQEAAEVGEDVTAEKAAPDLDGGAKDVEYASIDFSVLKRKSPREATKKQETTETEYAEIKKQVKEDREDDDREDGEVLEDKEEEAMIVEDEESKHCVSEDEDMAVYSNVKDIMGEI; encoded by the exons ATGTTTGTTCTCATCTTGGCGACTTTGCTTTTTTCTCTGAGAGGCAGAAATGCAGACACAG GAGCATCAGTGGAGAAAAGAGCACGCTGTCAAAGTGGATTCTGTATCACTCTTAATGAAGGAGAGACAACAGCAGAGGCTGGACTCTGTGTTGTGATACCGTGTTCTTTCACCACTAGTTATGGCTTCACACCCCAAAACATAGTTTGGTACAAATGTGAACAATCTAAACGAAGATGTGTTGATTCAGACGTGATATTCCACACTAACAAGAATAACAGAAAAGTTCAGTCTGGGTTTGAAGGACGAGTGTCACTATTGGAGCCGGACGTGAGTCAGAAGAACTGCAGCATCATCATCAGTGACCTCACTGAGTCAGACTCTGGATCATATCAGCTCAGAGTTAATGGTAACAACCAGCATAAGACGAAAGAAGGATTTACATTCTCTCCAAGAGCAACTGTCTCTGTTACAG ATCTGATCCAGAAGCCCACAGTTATGGTTCCTCCACTAACAGAGGGACAGCAGACCACACTGACCTGCACTGCTCCTGGTCTCTGCTCTGGATCTGATCCTGAAATCACCTGGCTGTGGAGAGGACCAGGACAGAACGACTCTCACAtcacaggaaacatcactgcttTCAAGACTGAGAATCTGACTGCtgtcacacaaagacacagctcAACTTTGATGTTTAACTCTTCAGCTGAACACCACGGCACCAATGTCACCTGCAGGGTCAGGTTCACAAACAACATCACTACAGAGGAGACAGTGACTCTGAATGTGACCT ATATGAAGAAACCTGTAATCACTGGGAATACGATTGTTAAGGAGGGAGATGCTCTGAATCTGACCTGCAGTGTTGAAAGTTTCCCTCCATCTCATATCACATGGACTGTACTTGGTTCCAACACAACCCTGAAAATTGGACCTGAGACTGGCCTGCAGAACGACACTGGATCAGTCACACTTGTCATCCATAATGCGACTGTAGAACATTCTGGACAGTACATCTGTACAGCAAAACACCTGGACACGACTCTGACTGTAAATGCTGATATAACTGTGACTT ATATGAAGAAACCTGTAATCACTGGGAATAGGACTGTTGAGGAGGGAGATGCTCTGAATCTGACCTGCAGTGTTGAAAGTTTCCCTCCATCTCAGATCACATGGACTGTACTTGGTTCCAACACAACCCTGAAAATTGGACCTGAGACTGGCCTGCAGAACGACACTGGATCAGCCACACTTGTCATCCATAATGTGACTGTAGAACATTCTGGACAGTACATCTGTACAGCAAAACACCTGGACACGACTCTGACTGTAAATGCTGATATAACTGTGACTT tgtttCCAAAGATCCTGAACAGCTCTGGATGCAGAAATCAGTCAGAGGTTCTGACCTGTATGTGTATCAGTGAGGGGTTTCCTTTACCCACCATTAAATGGCCGCTGTTGAAGGACCACACTGAATACTCTGTTATTACCACTGTGTCCAAACACACAGTCAACAGCACCATCACCCTAAAATCAAATGACCACAACAGCACTGTTGTTCAGTGTGTCAGCAGCAATGAGGCAAGCAGGGAGGCAAAAGAGAACTTCACCATCCGAATAAACGCATCCGAACAAGAGG ATCAATCCAGCAAACTATCAAAAATGGTTTCATGGCTGGAAATCATCATTGCCTTTTTGATTGGGGTACTCTTTTCAGCAGCCCTTTGCTCTTTGGCAAAGAAATGCCAAAG AAAGAAACTGAGCTCTGTAAATCTGGATGAGACTCTGCAGATGGTGACTAGTCAAGAGGATCCTTTG ATAGATCCTTGTCAAGCACTGGAAGATGACCAGACCTACTACCAAGAGGCAGCTGAAGTAGGAGAAGATGTAACAGCAGAAAAAGCAGCCCCTGATCTTGATGGTGGAGCAAAAGATGTGGAGTACGCCAGCATCGATTTCTCTGTGTTGAAAAGAAAGAGTCCCAGGGAGGCAACAAAGAAGCAAGAGACCACCGAGACAGAATACGCTGAAATTAAGAAACAAGTaaaagaggacagagaagacGACGACAGAGAGGACGGTGAAGTATTGGaggacaaagaggaggaggCGATGATAGTGGAGGATGAGGAGTCAAAACATTGTGTCTCAGAAGACGAGGACATGGCGGTGTACTCCAACGTGAAGGATATAATGGGTGAGATTTAA
- the LOC123968876 gene encoding uncharacterized protein LOC123968876, with protein MTSPHVTGVTGMPTVKQGDASNLTCVVESFHPFNITWTPGSNKNLQKQSPQNDTGKATLVVRNVTEEHGQYVCTAKHQDTTLTIYAEVTVRFQLKNRTVVCVSEKLSLPTIKWPLLKNDTITTTMSDHTDYSVSAEDYNFTTVECISSTDLGKAQQNQSSNGSYLDNLLQKLSTIVQQPQVIIAFLTGILLSATICCLVRKCHRTKQKSSGNVAETLEMVTTQEDPLINAGEAVENDGTHDQEADEGGAVAGQSAPEGDVEPKEVEYSNIDFFVLKRNSPSDKTQETTETEYAEIKKGDKEERQDNGREGGEMFEGNEEEKVIIGEEKETKQCMSADKAEGVEDVPVYSTVNEVMDEI; from the exons ATGACAAGTCCACATGTGACCG GTGTCACCGGAATGCCAACTGTTAAACAGGGCGATGCTTCAAATCTGACCTGCGTTGTTGAAAGTTTCCATCCATTTAACATCACATGGACACCTGGCTCCAACAAAAACTTGCAAAAACAAAGCCCTCAGAATGACACTGGAAAAGCCACTCTTGTGGTCCGTAATGTGACGGAAGAACATGGACAGTACGTCTGTACAGCAAAACACCAGGATACAACTCTGACTATATATGCTGAAGTAACTGtgagat ttcaGTTGAAAAACCGGACcgttgtgtgtgtcagtgagaaGTTGTCTTTACCCACCATCAAATGGCCATTGTTGAAGAACGACACTATTACTACAACTATGTCAGACCATACAGACTACAGTGTATCTGCAGAAGATTACAACTTCACCACTGTAGAGTGTATCAGTAGCACTGATTTGGGGAAAGCACAACAGAACCAGTCATCTAATGGGTCATATCTAGACA ATCTACTCCAGAAATTGTCAACAATTGTTCAACAGCCACAAGTCATCATTGCATTTTTGACTGGGATACTTCTTTCAGCAACCATCTGCTGTTTGGTCAGAAAATGCCACAG AACAAAACAGAAGAGCTCTGGAAATGTGGCTGAGACTCTGGAGATGGTGACTACCCAAGAAGATCCGCTG ATCAATGCTGGTGAAGCAGTGGAAAATGATGGGACCCATGACCAAGAGGCAGATGAAGGAGGAGCTGTGGCTGGGCAGTCAGCCCCTGAAGGTGACGTGGAGCCAAAAGAGGTGGAATACTCCAACATTGACTTCTTTGTGTTGAAAAGGAACAGTCCCTCAGATAAGACACAAGAGACCACTGAGACAGAGTATGCTGAAATTAAGAAAGGAGATAAAGAGGAAAGACAAGACAATGGCCGAGAGGGCGGTGAAATGTTTGAGGGCAATGAAGAGGAGAAGGTGATAATAGGGGAAGAAAAGGAGACAAAACAGTGTATGTCTGCAGACAAGGCGGAGGGAGTTGAGGATGTGCCAGTGTACTCCACTGTGAATGAAGTAATGGATGAGATTTGA